Within Prunus dulcis unplaced genomic scaffold, ALMONDv2, whole genome shotgun sequence, the genomic segment TTCTTGTAATGTAATCAAAACAGAAACGCTGCAAGGCCAATGCTttgaacataaaaaagaaagagtttgAGCATATAGGGGGTCACGTCCTTTCCTCAAACACATGGAAGCTGCTAAACAggtttataattttatgtCACTTTCAATCCTTTTTTAGTTATTATATTGTAATAATTTCAAGtatttctaaatttcttttggttggaAAAATGTAAAAGGGTGAAAATCCTACATACATGCAAGTTTTTGACAACCCATGATTTTAGTGCTAACTATGTACCTGGCTTTAGCATCATATGAAGGCCTTATCCATTTCAGAAATTGAAATGCTTGTATATCTTGACAATGGTTTTTTATACTGAAAActcagttttattttttttatttatactgAAAGgcattaatttttctttgaattggTTGGGTACGTAGATGTGGAATGGAATCACGTTTTGACAACCTCTCTCTCGCTCCTCTCTTTGATTGTGTAGTAGCgttttcctctgttttcccTTTCTTTAATTGGTTGTGCTTTGTAATTCAATATTGCACTGTGGTCTTGTACATTTTGTCAATGACATATCAAAttgtccattttttttatagacactttttgtatttcttttagAGTTGTGTTGTTCAGTGCAGGAGAAGCTGCGTAATTGTTGAAGCTGCCATTGTGGTTTTTGTGGTAAAAATTTCATAGTTGGTTATTCAATTTAAGCTctgcctttatttttttaaattgtagtTGGTCAATTCAGATTAATACTTTTTCAATATTAAATAGCAACATTTGTATGATTTAGTGTTTTGATGTTTAAAGCTGATAAGTGGTGTATTTTTAAAGATTTGGGTTGGTTGATGAAATCTGAGGTTATGCAGAAATCTGTGATCTTGTGTTATGTTCTGGACCAGAAGACCTAGTTcgaatttatattttgatctATGTTTTTTATAATTAGATATTTCAATGAGCATTTCAAAACTGGTTTCATACAAATTGGAGttaaattggatttttggcaAAATTTTAAAGTAGTTGTTATGTTGCAGGAAGCAGAAAACTCTGCAGCCCAGTctgttttggattttgttttgacATGCTTCCTTAACTTCGAATGCCATGAAATTTTGATGTGATGAAGTTTTATGTGTCTAGTTTTGATCTGGAAAGTTTCGCACTATTTCGACTCAAACTGATTTTTTAGTGAATTTCCCAAATTGAAGTGTTCCTGCCCAAATTGTTTAACAAATACGTATCCTGTCATCTATGATTTACTGCAAACTACTTCATACCCTTTTTGTTGAattgtcttttttcttatcaATGTTTGAAGACGAAATTGAAGTGCCTAGAAAATGAGGAATGTTGGGCTATGTGCTTAAGCAAACTCTGTGTCTTGGGCTTGAAAATATGTTAAAGACTTCTAGTTTTTCACTAGGATCATCCTCTGTTAGCTTGTGTTTTCActtttaaagaatttttcaTGTTATTTTATCTGAAttcaatcttctttttctaCATTTAgatatctttttatttcaattcttcatTGTCTTCTAGTGGAAATTGAAAAAGTTGTCGTTCAGTGTTTCTATTTGCgttgaaaacattaaaaccAATGAGTGATTGCCTTATTTGGGTTTGTGGTTCTCTTTATCTTATAATGTGTTTAGAACAATGTCATTTAGGAGTCTAATTTTACTGAGGTAATATCCTGTTTTTGCATGTCAGATTATTTGAGGAGGTGGAAGGATTTGGTTTGTGGTTTTGGACAGAGGACCATTTGAGGTAAGAACCTCTTCTTCTCATTACACTCAGttctatttgttttcttattaacAGATATGGTAGTTGTCAATGTCATTGTGGTGTTGTTTGTTTAAAGGTATTAAAATGACATACGTGTTTTGTATTATGTTGAGAAGTTATGCAACCCTTGTTGGTTAAGGTGTGGATTATACTTTGGATTTTATGATTTATGTTTTCTAATGGGTTTGTGCTATGCAGGATATTAGTCTTTACATTGGTTTCTCGGAATTGTTTTCCTTCATTTGTGGTTTCTCGGAATTGTTTTCCTTCATTTGTGGTATTTGTTATTATCACAAAGGTATGCTTTAGACAATTGATATTGAGAGGTATGAAAaatgaattcaaattttattaagTTTGTTCAAATAACTTTCTTAAATATTGATGACTAGTGATCATTTTTCTTATGTAGATCCAAACTCTTTTTAATGGCTTATTTAGTTAAGATTCTGAATTTCAGCTTTTGGGCAAGATTTCTTGTAATTGTGTTGTCGAAAATtgtttgtatatttatatatttaaattttcttggttttggCATCTTCTTGACCATTGGCATttccttgttttgtttcttttgtaaaGGAAGATGATTGATGAGTTTGAGAAGATCAAGCAACAATTAGCAGTGTTTGGGAATTCCATGATATTAGACTACAGTCCCTATCCCACAGGTGTTAAAGATCATGAC encodes:
- the LOC117612936 gene encoding uncharacterized protein LOC117612936 isoform X4 yields the protein MLTKQSATDVGQAVVWTYLLSSPKISDGLSYFPLSLPQTVYPSVLQNFQNLFSHNQAVIQRLFEEVEGFGLWFWTEDHLRILVFTLVSRNCFPSFVVSRNCFPSFVVFVIITKVCFRQLILRGR